A genomic segment from Lignipirellula cremea encodes:
- a CDS encoding WD40 repeat domain-containing protein: MAKKKAAPTRTGSELPVSLLAEMPRGGHCCTALEFSPGAEYLAAAAGDRKLHIYDVAAGKRLHHRNDHTGGVDALCFSPDGKQLASAGTAKVNRRDAGGEMLIWNVVEGIVLQRVPLVPGKGEVFIGPARFSPSGKHVACVVVDHEDEESHIAIVDPVAGKVTKEIPVDTWGCEIAFAPDGKTLAGAFDDRLVFWPFPAGKPSKVIPRGCKAKSLAYSPDGKTLAVVEPHGVVTLLAVPTGKAGKSLMESPQHLVEKVQFSADGKRLATIGETMHGTSEGEVRVWDLKSGKVVLSFLGRIGVESPQGFPGACALSDDLTCFANAGGKTRLWRVEG; this comes from the coding sequence GTGGCCAAAAAGAAAGCTGCGCCAACAAGAACGGGATCGGAACTTCCTGTCTCACTCCTGGCCGAGATGCCGCGGGGCGGTCATTGTTGCACAGCGCTGGAGTTCTCGCCGGGCGCCGAATATCTGGCTGCTGCCGCCGGGGATCGCAAATTACATATTTACGATGTGGCTGCAGGCAAGCGATTGCATCACAGGAATGACCACACTGGCGGCGTCGACGCCCTCTGCTTCTCGCCGGACGGGAAACAGTTGGCCTCGGCAGGCACGGCCAAAGTCAATCGGCGTGACGCCGGCGGGGAGATGTTGATCTGGAACGTGGTCGAAGGAATCGTGCTCCAGCGTGTGCCACTCGTACCTGGCAAAGGGGAAGTCTTTATCGGCCCGGCACGGTTCTCGCCCAGCGGCAAACACGTTGCGTGTGTCGTTGTCGATCATGAGGACGAAGAATCGCATATCGCCATTGTCGATCCCGTCGCTGGCAAAGTGACAAAGGAGATTCCGGTCGACACGTGGGGCTGCGAGATCGCCTTCGCCCCCGATGGCAAGACGCTGGCGGGAGCCTTTGACGACCGTTTGGTCTTTTGGCCATTCCCCGCCGGCAAGCCGAGCAAAGTCATTCCCCGTGGTTGCAAAGCCAAATCGCTCGCGTATTCACCCGATGGCAAGACGCTGGCCGTCGTCGAGCCCCATGGCGTCGTTACCTTGCTCGCGGTCCCGACAGGGAAAGCCGGCAAGTCGCTCATGGAATCGCCACAGCATCTCGTCGAGAAGGTACAGTTTTCCGCAGACGGTAAACGACTCGCCACCATCGGCGAGACAATGCATGGCACTTCGGAGGGCGAAGTGCGTGTGTGGGACCTGAAGTCGGGCAAAGTCGTTTTGAGCTTCCTCGGTCGCATCGGGGTCGAATCACCTCAAGGCTTTCCGGGCGCATGCGCACTTTCCGACGACTTGACCTGCTTCGCCAACGCTGGCGGCAAGACGCGGCTGTGGCGCGTCGAGGGGTAG
- the aroH gene encoding chorismate mutase, which produces MQCRGVRGATTVEANTREEILHGARQMLALMIRCNQMDPADVASAVFSTTSDLNAEFPALAARQLGWLDVPLLCTHEIEVPGSLRKCVRVLVHWNTTTPQDQIQHIYIKEAMKLRPDLSVLPPVDFDELESWIAEQMVSAKE; this is translated from the coding sequence ATGCAGTGCCGGGGCGTGCGGGGCGCCACTACCGTCGAAGCGAATACTCGCGAGGAAATCCTCCACGGAGCCCGGCAAATGCTGGCGCTGATGATCCGCTGTAACCAGATGGACCCTGCCGATGTGGCCAGCGCCGTTTTCAGCACGACCAGCGACCTCAATGCGGAGTTCCCCGCCCTGGCCGCCCGGCAGTTAGGCTGGCTCGATGTGCCGCTGCTCTGCACGCACGAGATCGAAGTTCCCGGCTCGCTGCGAAAGTGCGTCCGCGTGCTGGTTCACTGGAATACGACCACGCCGCAGGATCAGATCCAGCACATCTATATCAAAGAAGCGATGAAGCTGCGGCCCGATCTTTCGGTTTTGCCGCCCGTCGATTTCGACGAACTGGAGTCCTGGATCGCCGAGCAAATGGTCTCCGCGAAAGAGTAA
- a CDS encoding STAS domain-containing protein, whose amino-acid sequence MKLTITSEKDNIVRAVMHGRITQKEVSTVAELFPDTLGQDAWSKNVLLNMESSEFIDSSGISWLLSTHRRFREKGGRLVLHTLTPSVMNVLRVLRMQLVLDVAESEALAEQKLSEN is encoded by the coding sequence ATGAAACTGACCATCACCTCGGAAAAAGACAACATCGTGCGTGCGGTGATGCATGGCCGGATCACGCAGAAAGAGGTCTCCACCGTGGCGGAACTGTTTCCGGACACGCTGGGACAAGACGCCTGGTCCAAGAATGTGTTGCTGAATATGGAAAGCTCGGAATTTATCGACTCCAGCGGCATCAGCTGGCTGCTGTCCACCCATCGACGATTTCGCGAAAAAGGCGGCCGCCTGGTGCTGCATACGTTGACGCCGTCGGTCATGAATGTGTTGCGCGTGCTGCGTATGCAGCTGGTTCTGGATGTGGCCGAATCAGAAGCCCTGGCCGAACAAAAACTCTCCGAAAATTGA
- a CDS encoding MMPL family transporter, whose product MFERLGAFVAKHWLGVILFWIALAVLLRCTAPPWDSVTFDGDFAYMPADFPSVRGEAWLEEAFPYQRAKSSLAIVVAREKQRLDADDEAVALDISRQLMNLLGASLYEQSQATLQEAEKVREVGRVEGAVRDRQARAAALLDRAEDALQSAISMNGELVEYRRRREAERAAESLPLAPPTSRLAEPYHNLALVKRAKGEEEAAREWQAEASQLLTSDAALLASSTPLAATDLSEQPAPLGAGQWPLLDVWTPSDRLLHDKLVSPDGCAMLVVMQLENEFMATDNIALVERIDSFIAPLRQDAARRVAPGLQIEYSGSAAIGGDMLRSTRASIQNTEICTVLLVVLILVVVYRAPVLVIAPLATIAVSLVVSISLVTLLTQLEGTPGFGWWSLKVFTTSKVFIVVILFGAGTDYCLFLIARYREELLRDGDQAKAIARATGGVGNALLASALTTILGLAMMFFADFGKFKYSGPVIGLCLTVALAASLTFTPALLRAFGQYTFWPFGLQPPRESANRFWRFAADHIVARPGVILFGSVALMMPLAVLGAWQGNHVTYDFPAGLPPSLPSRQGSAVLKGHFAVGESGPLTLLIRKQNGAFDSDNGREHIGVLAHSLLLPGVASVRSIADPLGDASSKTPRHFGISPRSLRRVAARKHRLASQFFTPQVTSLQSDIARLEIVLQDDPFSIEAARTLSAIDAQLVHLEGEPDKYWKDSRYAFAGVTAGIRDLRQVTQSDNYRIEWLVVIAVGGVLLVVLRSPVICLYMIASVLFSYLVTIGASDLFFRWAYGPEYQGMDWRVPLFLFVILVAIGEDYNVYLTTRVFEERLRHPPAEALRRAVQQTGGIITSCGVIMAGAFVSMTSGAWAYWLGLSAEQGAAAVPGIVQLGFALSLGVMIDTFVVRPILLPAFLALWYRWSAAEGPVSVGENPVETGADPMV is encoded by the coding sequence ATGTTCGAACGACTTGGAGCCTTTGTTGCGAAGCATTGGTTGGGAGTAATCCTGTTCTGGATTGCTCTGGCGGTTCTGCTGCGCTGTACGGCCCCGCCCTGGGACTCGGTGACGTTCGACGGCGACTTTGCTTACATGCCGGCGGATTTTCCGAGCGTACGCGGTGAAGCCTGGCTGGAAGAAGCCTTCCCTTACCAGCGAGCCAAGAGCAGCCTGGCGATTGTGGTCGCCCGCGAGAAGCAGCGACTTGATGCGGACGACGAAGCAGTCGCACTGGATATTTCCCGCCAGCTGATGAATCTGCTGGGCGCTTCGCTGTATGAGCAAAGCCAGGCTACCCTGCAGGAAGCCGAAAAGGTGCGCGAGGTCGGCCGGGTCGAAGGAGCCGTGCGGGATCGCCAGGCCAGGGCGGCGGCGCTGCTGGACAGGGCGGAAGACGCCCTGCAGTCGGCGATTTCCATGAACGGGGAACTGGTCGAGTATCGCCGGCGTCGAGAAGCCGAACGGGCCGCCGAGTCGCTCCCGCTCGCTCCGCCTACCAGTCGACTGGCGGAACCGTACCACAATCTGGCCCTCGTCAAACGGGCTAAAGGGGAAGAAGAAGCGGCTCGGGAATGGCAGGCGGAAGCGTCCCAGCTGCTTACGAGTGACGCCGCGCTGCTCGCCAGCAGTACGCCCCTGGCGGCGACCGACCTGAGCGAACAGCCTGCCCCCTTGGGAGCCGGGCAATGGCCGCTGCTGGATGTCTGGACGCCCAGTGATCGCCTGCTGCACGACAAGCTCGTTAGTCCTGACGGCTGCGCCATGCTGGTGGTAATGCAGCTGGAAAACGAGTTCATGGCGACGGACAACATCGCGCTGGTGGAGCGGATCGATAGCTTTATTGCGCCGCTGCGGCAGGATGCGGCTCGCCGTGTTGCGCCCGGTTTGCAGATAGAGTATTCCGGATCGGCGGCGATCGGCGGCGACATGCTGCGCAGCACGCGGGCGAGCATCCAGAACACCGAGATTTGCACCGTCCTGCTGGTCGTGCTGATCCTGGTGGTTGTGTATCGGGCGCCGGTGCTGGTGATCGCTCCCCTGGCGACGATCGCCGTTTCGCTGGTGGTTTCGATCAGCCTGGTCACGCTGCTCACGCAACTGGAAGGAACGCCCGGTTTTGGCTGGTGGTCGCTGAAGGTTTTCACCACCTCGAAGGTGTTTATCGTAGTGATCCTGTTTGGCGCCGGCACCGATTACTGTCTGTTCCTGATTGCCCGCTACCGCGAAGAGTTGCTGCGCGACGGCGACCAGGCGAAGGCGATCGCCCGCGCCACCGGCGGCGTGGGGAATGCTTTGCTGGCGAGCGCTTTGACCACGATTCTGGGTCTGGCGATGATGTTCTTTGCGGATTTCGGCAAGTTCAAGTACAGCGGCCCTGTGATTGGACTTTGTCTTACGGTCGCCCTGGCGGCCAGCCTGACGTTTACTCCGGCGCTTTTACGGGCGTTTGGCCAGTACACCTTCTGGCCCTTTGGCCTGCAGCCGCCGCGGGAGTCGGCGAATCGTTTCTGGCGGTTTGCCGCGGATCACATCGTAGCGCGGCCGGGGGTGATCCTGTTCGGCAGCGTCGCCCTGATGATGCCATTGGCGGTGCTGGGGGCCTGGCAAGGGAACCACGTGACCTACGACTTTCCGGCAGGTTTGCCGCCGTCGCTGCCCAGCCGGCAAGGTTCGGCCGTTCTGAAGGGTCACTTCGCTGTGGGCGAGAGCGGGCCGCTCACGTTGCTGATCCGCAAGCAGAATGGCGCCTTCGACAGCGACAACGGTCGCGAGCATATCGGCGTGCTGGCCCATTCGCTGCTGCTGCCTGGCGTCGCTTCGGTGCGCAGCATTGCGGATCCGCTAGGTGACGCCTCTTCGAAAACGCCGCGACACTTTGGGATCAGTCCCCGCTCTTTGCGGCGGGTGGCCGCCCGGAAACATCGCCTGGCGAGCCAGTTCTTTACGCCGCAGGTGACGTCCCTGCAGAGCGACATCGCCCGCCTGGAAATCGTGCTTCAGGATGATCCGTTTTCTATCGAGGCGGCTCGTACTCTGTCTGCGATTGACGCCCAGCTGGTGCATCTGGAAGGGGAGCCTGACAAGTACTGGAAGGACTCCCGATACGCCTTTGCGGGGGTGACGGCCGGAATCCGCGACTTGCGGCAGGTGACCCAGAGCGACAACTACCGCATTGAATGGCTGGTGGTGATCGCCGTGGGCGGGGTGCTGCTGGTGGTGCTGCGCAGTCCGGTGATCTGCCTGTATATGATTGCTTCGGTGCTGTTCAGTTACCTGGTGACGATCGGCGCGTCGGACCTGTTTTTTCGCTGGGCGTACGGACCTGAATACCAGGGGATGGACTGGCGGGTGCCGCTGTTTCTGTTTGTGATTCTGGTCGCGATCGGCGAAGACTATAATGTTTATTTGACCACCCGCGTTTTTGAAGAGCGGCTGCGGCATCCACCGGCCGAAGCGCTGCGACGAGCCGTGCAGCAAACGGGGGGGATCATCACCAGCTGCGGCGTGATCATGGCCGGAGCGTTTGTCTCCATGACCAGCGGCGCCTGGGCCTACTGGCTGGGGCTGTCGGCGGAACAAGGAGCGGCGGCGGTTCCGGGCATTGTGCAACTGGGGTTTGCATTGTCGCTGGGGGTGATGATCGATACGTTCGTGGTGCGGCCCATTCTGCTGCCGGCTTTCCTGGCGCTCTGGTACCGCTGGAGTGCTGCGGAAGGTCCTGTCTCCGTCGGGGAAAACCCGGTCGAGACGGGGGCTGATCCCATGGTTTGA
- a CDS encoding GspE/PulE family protein, translated as MNSDDPFQFPASDLPLMDAEAAMDLLISHSANIKASDLFLHTDETSTEIAVRQLGTVRRLAVVSPEQGRQLITYVKVMAGMNISEHRRPMDGRWIRHFDDMRLDMRINTIATLFGEDMTLRVWDRNVGIRSINELGMLPNDIGKLHSMLASPSGLILVTGPTGTGKTTTLYACLEHLNDGTRKISTLEDPVEYALKGVRQAQTQAKLGLDFPELLRNVLRQSPDVIMVGEIRDQETAATAIRAANSGHLVLATLHAPVAAAAVQSMFALGSNPFFLSSCLLGIVAQRLVRKLCDHCKVAYDVTEAPETFAPVRELLKTGEGNAIYGPSGCDKCHGLGYSSLTGLFELMTLNQQIRKLIATARPKEEIEKAAIAASMLEFRRSALLCVAMGDTSAEEIVRDLPPEHLGLED; from the coding sequence ATGAATTCGGATGATCCTTTCCAGTTTCCGGCCAGCGATTTGCCCCTGATGGACGCGGAAGCGGCCATGGACTTGCTGATTTCGCATTCCGCCAACATCAAGGCGAGCGATCTTTTTCTGCATACCGATGAAACGTCGACGGAAATCGCCGTGCGCCAACTGGGCACAGTCAGACGCCTGGCGGTGGTTTCGCCGGAGCAGGGCCGGCAACTGATAACGTATGTCAAAGTGATGGCGGGGATGAATATCTCGGAGCACCGGCGACCGATGGATGGCCGCTGGATTCGCCACTTCGACGACATGCGGCTTGACATGCGGATCAATACGATTGCGACCCTGTTCGGCGAAGATATGACCCTCCGGGTGTGGGATCGGAACGTCGGCATTCGCTCGATCAATGAACTGGGCATGCTGCCGAACGATATCGGCAAGCTGCACTCCATGCTGGCGTCGCCCAGTGGTTTGATTCTGGTGACGGGGCCGACTGGCACGGGAAAAACGACCACGCTGTACGCCTGTCTGGAGCACTTGAACGACGGCACGCGGAAAATCAGTACGCTCGAAGACCCGGTGGAATACGCCCTTAAAGGCGTCCGCCAGGCGCAGACCCAGGCGAAACTGGGGCTGGATTTTCCCGAGCTGTTGCGGAACGTTCTGCGGCAATCGCCTGATGTGATCATGGTGGGAGAGATTCGCGACCAGGAGACGGCCGCCACGGCGATCCGGGCCGCCAACAGCGGGCACCTGGTGCTGGCGACGCTGCATGCCCCGGTGGCTGCGGCCGCTGTGCAGAGCATGTTCGCGCTGGGCTCCAATCCGTTTTTTCTTTCGAGCTGCCTGCTGGGAATTGTGGCGCAGCGTCTGGTGCGAAAGTTGTGCGATCACTGCAAAGTGGCGTACGACGTCACCGAGGCGCCGGAAACCTTCGCCCCGGTGCGGGAACTATTAAAAACCGGCGAAGGCAACGCGATTTACGGCCCTTCGGGTTGCGACAAATGCCATGGACTGGGATACTCATCGCTCACAGGATTATTCGAGTTGATGACGCTCAATCAGCAAATTCGTAAGCTCATTGCGACCGCCCGACCGAAGGAAGAAATCGAGAAAGCGGCCATCGCCGCCTCGATGCTGGAATTCCGCCGCTCGGCTCTGCTTTGCGTCGCTATGGGCGACACCAGCGCCGAGGAAATCGTTCGCGATCTGCCCCCGGAACATCTGGGATTAGAAGACTAA
- a CDS encoding STAS domain-containing protein, which produces MKLTQQENIDHVVRLDVSGSLDFHQLSPLDEPLSDVLGHDAYKKTVIMNMRAVDTLDSSGVGWLLTCQKQFRSSGGSLVLHSLSPTARNVLRVLNLQRVLRLADDEKQAIVLTEAGESSG; this is translated from the coding sequence ATGAAACTGACTCAGCAAGAGAATATCGATCACGTGGTTCGTCTGGATGTATCGGGGTCTCTCGATTTTCATCAGTTGTCCCCGCTCGATGAGCCGCTGTCCGATGTGCTTGGACATGACGCCTATAAAAAAACCGTCATTATGAACATGAGGGCGGTGGATACGCTGGATTCCAGCGGGGTGGGCTGGCTGCTGACCTGCCAGAAACAGTTCCGCAGTTCCGGCGGCAGCCTGGTTTTGCATTCCCTTTCACCGACCGCCCGGAATGTGCTCCGCGTGCTGAATCTGCAGCGCGTCCTGCGACTGGCGGACGACGAAAAACAGGCGATCGTACTGACCGAAGCAGGCGAAAGCTCTGGCTAA
- a CDS encoding GspE/PulE family protein → MNDHRPEEAPIDFTATDLADMPIQEAIESIVRQAVSMNSSDLYFLSEELCTSVKVRSLGTISRIAVLSADQGRHILSVMKANAGMDIAERRRPCDGRLLFSEGDLRIDLRINTVPTLFGEDMTCRILDRSSNLRSLDDLGMTRGDLGQVRSMLQSTSGLILVTGPTGTGKTTTQYACLQHLNDGTKKINTIEDPVEYAMSGVCQTGVNLRVGLNFSDILPSLLRQSPDIIMIGEIRDEETAITAVRAANSGHLVLATLHAPVAAGAVQSMLALNSNPYFLASCLLGVIAQRLIRVLCPACRVAYDISMAPETFAEIQHLLDADEGKAIYGPAGCEKCYGRGYGSRMGLYEVLVFNREIRRLVSDARPSREIEQAAIKNGMIEFRRAALLRVAQGVTSTEEMMQEVPSEYLGLED, encoded by the coding sequence ATGAACGACCATCGCCCTGAAGAAGCGCCCATCGATTTCACCGCCACCGACCTGGCTGATATGCCGATCCAGGAAGCGATCGAATCGATCGTGCGCCAGGCGGTCTCGATGAACTCCAGCGACCTTTATTTCCTTTCGGAAGAGCTCTGTACCAGCGTGAAAGTCCGCAGCCTCGGCACGATCTCGCGCATTGCCGTGCTGTCCGCTGATCAGGGTCGCCATATCCTGAGCGTAATGAAAGCCAACGCCGGCATGGATATCGCCGAAAGGCGACGACCGTGCGACGGCCGACTGCTTTTTTCCGAAGGCGATCTGCGGATCGACCTCCGTATCAACACCGTGCCGACGCTCTTCGGCGAAGACATGACCTGCCGCATCCTGGATCGCAGCAGCAACCTGCGCTCGCTCGACGATCTGGGCATGACCCGCGGCGACCTGGGACAAGTCCGCTCCATGCTGCAGAGCACCAGCGGCCTGATCCTGGTCACGGGGCCGACCGGCACTGGCAAAACCACCACGCAGTACGCCTGTCTGCAGCATCTCAACGACGGCACCAAAAAGATCAACACGATTGAAGACCCGGTGGAGTACGCCATGTCGGGCGTCTGCCAGACGGGCGTCAACTTGCGCGTGGGTCTGAACTTTTCCGATATCCTGCCCAGCCTGCTGCGGCAATCGCCCGACATCATCATGATCGGCGAGATCCGCGACGAAGAAACGGCCATTACGGCCGTGCGGGCCGCCAACAGCGGGCACCTGGTGCTGGCCACGCTGCACGCCCCGGTCGCCGCCGGCGCCGTGCAAAGCATGCTGGCCCTCAATTCAAATCCCTACTTTCTGGCCAGCTGCCTGCTGGGTGTGATTGCCCAGCGACTGATCAGGGTGCTCTGCCCCGCCTGCCGCGTCGCCTATGATATCAGCATGGCGCCGGAGACCTTCGCCGAAATCCAGCATCTGCTCGACGCCGACGAAGGCAAGGCCATTTATGGCCCCGCCGGCTGCGAGAAATGCTATGGCCGCGGATACGGTTCCCGCATGGGCCTGTACGAAGTGCTGGTGTTCAACCGCGAGATTCGCCGGCTGGTTTCTGACGCCCGACCCAGTCGCGAAATTGAACAGGCCGCCATCAAAAACGGTATGATTGAGTTCCGCAGGGCGGCCCTGCTGCGCGTCGCCCAGGGCGTCACCAGCACCGAAGAAATGATGCAGGAAGTGCCCTCCGAATACCTGGGCCTGGAAGACTAA